A genomic segment from Odontesthes bonariensis isolate fOdoBon6 chromosome 8, fOdoBon6.hap1, whole genome shotgun sequence encodes:
- the syt10 gene encoding synaptotagmin-10 isoform X1, which yields MNHRPPGSSGVQWLNRRDMSVRTEDSITLCQRALQIISELCLTGHVDREKCADIFPLESNIPGKGHADISISLLAVVVGFCGLALLVVSLFVFWKLCWPIWRSKALSAHAENGLHVGFPEAPPPSSPPVNEYKVAEMEKKYPPEVKVNGRSTVKLLEAAMKISQTSPDIPAEVQTALKEKIRQQPPKIQRQTTEPTSSSRHNSFRRHLPRQMNVTSVDFNMDTVPLRQSSIVSIGRIKPELYKQKSVDSEDETKEPIETCGKLSFSLRYDHEEQALVVRILKALDLPAKDFTGTSDPYVKIYLLPERKKKFQTRVHRKNLNPMFDETFCFPVLYDELCNRKLHFSVYDFDRFTSHDMIGEVVVDNLFELSDLSREAVVWKDIHAATTESIDLGEIMYSLCYLPTAGRMTLTVIKCRNLKAMDITGSSDPYVKVYLICDGRRLKKRKTTTKKSTLNPVYNEAIIFDIPPENVEQVSLSIMVMDYDRVGHNEVIGVCQAGPDAVGLGRDHWNEMLAYPRKPITHWHALGEWPGRAASFESQGSCPSPKPPQTP from the exons ATGAACCACCGCCCTCCCGGATCATCTGGTGTGCAATGGCTTAACAGGAGAGACATGAGTGTCCGGACGGAGGACAGCATCACTTTGTGCCAAAGGGCTCTCCAAATCATATCGGAACTTTGTCTCACGGGACACGTAGACCGAGAGAAATGTGCGGATATTTTCCCGCTGGAGAGCAACATACCAGGTAAAGGACACGCAG ACATCTCTATTAGTTTGCTTGCTGTGGTCGTGGGTTTCTGTGGCCTCGCCCTGTTGGTAGTATCTCTCTTTGTCTTTTGGAAGCTGTGCTGGCCAATTTGGAGGAGCAAGGCTCTGTCAGCCCACGCTGAAAATGGTCTCCACGTGGGTTTCCCTGAGGCGCCTCCACCCAGCTCCCCTCCCGTCAATGAGTATAAAGTGGCAGAGATGGAAAAGAAGTACCCGCCGGAAGTAAAAGTGAACGGACGGAGCACTGTGAAGCTCCTGGAGGCGGCCATGAAGATCAGTCAGACGTCGCCAGACATCCCTGCTGAGGTGCAAACAGCCCTGAAGGAGAAGATCAGGCAACAGCCTCCAAAAATCCAAAGGCAGACCACTGAGCCAACCTCCTCCTCCAG GCACAATTCTTTCCGACGACACCTGCCTCGTCAGATGAATGTCACCAGTGTTGACTTCAACATGGACACAGTGCCTCTCCGCCAGTCTTCGATAGTGAGCATTGGAAGAATAAAACCGGAACTCTACAAGCAGAAGTCTGTGGACTCCGAAGACGAGACCAAAGAGCCCATTGAGACTTGTGGAAAGCTCAGCTTCTCGCTGCGTTATGACCATGAGGAGCAGGCATTGGTGGTGAGAATCCTCAAGGCCTTGGACCTGCCAGCCAAAGACTTCACGGGCACCTCTGACCCATATGTGAAAATCTACCTGCTGCCCGAGAGGAAAAAGAAGTTCCAGACGCGTGTGCATCGCAAGAATCTGAACCCCATGTTTGATGAGACCTTCTGTTTCCCCGTGCTGTACGATGAGCTTTGCAACCGCAAGCTGCACTTCAGCGTCTACGACTTTGACCGATTCACGAGCCACGATATGATTGGCGAGGTGGTGGTTGACAACCTCTTTGAACTCTCTGATCTTTCCAGGGAGGCGGTGGTGTGGAAGGATATTCACGCAGCAACTACG GAGAGTATCGACTTGGGAGAGATCATGTACTCGTTGTGCTacctccccacagcggggagaatGACCCTGACAGTCATCAAATGCAGAAACCTCAAAGCCATGGACATCACAGGTTCTTCAG ATCCATATGTGAAGGTTTACCTGATATGTGACGGGCGAAGGTTAAAGAAGCGAAAAACAACCACTAAGAAAAGCACACTTAATCCGGTGTACAACGAAGCCATCATCTTCGACATTCCCCCAGAGAACGTGGAACAAGTCAGTCTGTCCATCATGGTGATGGATTATGACCG GGTTGGACACAATGAGGTGATCGGTGTGTGTCAAGCCGGTCCAGATGCCGTGGGTCTTGGACGAGATCACTGGAACGAAATGTTGGCTTACCCACGGAAGCCCATCACACATTGGCACGCTCTGGGAGAG
- the syt10 gene encoding synaptotagmin-10 isoform X2, with protein sequence MNHRPPGSSGVQWLNRRDMSVRTEDSITLCQRALQIISELCLTGHVDREKCADIFPLESNIPDISISLLAVVVGFCGLALLVVSLFVFWKLCWPIWRSKALSAHAENGLHVGFPEAPPPSSPPVNEYKVAEMEKKYPPEVKVNGRSTVKLLEAAMKISQTSPDIPAEVQTALKEKIRQQPPKIQRQTTEPTSSSRHNSFRRHLPRQMNVTSVDFNMDTVPLRQSSIVSIGRIKPELYKQKSVDSEDETKEPIETCGKLSFSLRYDHEEQALVVRILKALDLPAKDFTGTSDPYVKIYLLPERKKKFQTRVHRKNLNPMFDETFCFPVLYDELCNRKLHFSVYDFDRFTSHDMIGEVVVDNLFELSDLSREAVVWKDIHAATTESIDLGEIMYSLCYLPTAGRMTLTVIKCRNLKAMDITGSSDPYVKVYLICDGRRLKKRKTTTKKSTLNPVYNEAIIFDIPPENVEQVSLSIMVMDYDRVGHNEVIGVCQAGPDAVGLGRDHWNEMLAYPRKPITHWHALGEWPGRAASFESQGSCPSPKPPQTP encoded by the exons ATGAACCACCGCCCTCCCGGATCATCTGGTGTGCAATGGCTTAACAGGAGAGACATGAGTGTCCGGACGGAGGACAGCATCACTTTGTGCCAAAGGGCTCTCCAAATCATATCGGAACTTTGTCTCACGGGACACGTAGACCGAGAGAAATGTGCGGATATTTTCCCGCTGGAGAGCAACATACCAG ACATCTCTATTAGTTTGCTTGCTGTGGTCGTGGGTTTCTGTGGCCTCGCCCTGTTGGTAGTATCTCTCTTTGTCTTTTGGAAGCTGTGCTGGCCAATTTGGAGGAGCAAGGCTCTGTCAGCCCACGCTGAAAATGGTCTCCACGTGGGTTTCCCTGAGGCGCCTCCACCCAGCTCCCCTCCCGTCAATGAGTATAAAGTGGCAGAGATGGAAAAGAAGTACCCGCCGGAAGTAAAAGTGAACGGACGGAGCACTGTGAAGCTCCTGGAGGCGGCCATGAAGATCAGTCAGACGTCGCCAGACATCCCTGCTGAGGTGCAAACAGCCCTGAAGGAGAAGATCAGGCAACAGCCTCCAAAAATCCAAAGGCAGACCACTGAGCCAACCTCCTCCTCCAG GCACAATTCTTTCCGACGACACCTGCCTCGTCAGATGAATGTCACCAGTGTTGACTTCAACATGGACACAGTGCCTCTCCGCCAGTCTTCGATAGTGAGCATTGGAAGAATAAAACCGGAACTCTACAAGCAGAAGTCTGTGGACTCCGAAGACGAGACCAAAGAGCCCATTGAGACTTGTGGAAAGCTCAGCTTCTCGCTGCGTTATGACCATGAGGAGCAGGCATTGGTGGTGAGAATCCTCAAGGCCTTGGACCTGCCAGCCAAAGACTTCACGGGCACCTCTGACCCATATGTGAAAATCTACCTGCTGCCCGAGAGGAAAAAGAAGTTCCAGACGCGTGTGCATCGCAAGAATCTGAACCCCATGTTTGATGAGACCTTCTGTTTCCCCGTGCTGTACGATGAGCTTTGCAACCGCAAGCTGCACTTCAGCGTCTACGACTTTGACCGATTCACGAGCCACGATATGATTGGCGAGGTGGTGGTTGACAACCTCTTTGAACTCTCTGATCTTTCCAGGGAGGCGGTGGTGTGGAAGGATATTCACGCAGCAACTACG GAGAGTATCGACTTGGGAGAGATCATGTACTCGTTGTGCTacctccccacagcggggagaatGACCCTGACAGTCATCAAATGCAGAAACCTCAAAGCCATGGACATCACAGGTTCTTCAG ATCCATATGTGAAGGTTTACCTGATATGTGACGGGCGAAGGTTAAAGAAGCGAAAAACAACCACTAAGAAAAGCACACTTAATCCGGTGTACAACGAAGCCATCATCTTCGACATTCCCCCAGAGAACGTGGAACAAGTCAGTCTGTCCATCATGGTGATGGATTATGACCG GGTTGGACACAATGAGGTGATCGGTGTGTGTCAAGCCGGTCCAGATGCCGTGGGTCTTGGACGAGATCACTGGAACGAAATGTTGGCTTACCCACGGAAGCCCATCACACATTGGCACGCTCTGGGAGAG